Proteins from a single region of Labedella gwakjiensis:
- a CDS encoding class II aldolase/adducin family protein, whose product MTYSHNPYFEDQSIASILADVARAHRILELEGHGDMSMGHLSFRDPFGRGLWLKRGNLALSEVEGDDFILIDFDGAVLEGTGLRHLEWPLHAEIMKARPDVNFVGHSHAHYSTVLGASDETLKPYNNHGVWFAYEGVPRFAETSHIITTVPLGVSAAQALGDAQALLLANHGVAFVGSTVAEVTLTGIFLEKAARFQVDLKASGFSPLEPDAEETKEKFDRIYPAKAQHNFWTFFNRRLDRVEAAFGLGISPIALPPGI is encoded by the coding sequence GTGACCTACTCGCACAACCCGTACTTCGAAGACCAGTCCATCGCCAGCATCCTCGCGGACGTCGCGCGGGCGCACCGGATCCTCGAGCTGGAGGGCCACGGCGACATGTCGATGGGCCACCTCTCGTTCCGGGACCCGTTCGGCCGCGGCCTCTGGCTGAAGCGCGGCAACCTCGCGCTCAGCGAGGTGGAGGGCGACGACTTCATCCTCATCGACTTCGACGGTGCCGTTCTCGAGGGCACCGGCCTGCGCCACCTCGAGTGGCCGCTGCACGCCGAGATCATGAAGGCGCGCCCCGACGTCAACTTCGTCGGTCACTCGCACGCCCACTACTCGACGGTGCTCGGCGCATCGGACGAGACCCTCAAGCCGTACAACAACCACGGCGTGTGGTTCGCGTACGAGGGTGTTCCGCGCTTCGCCGAGACGAGCCACATCATCACGACCGTGCCGCTCGGTGTCTCGGCCGCGCAGGCGCTCGGCGACGCGCAGGCGCTCCTCCTCGCCAACCACGGCGTCGCCTTCGTCGGCAGCACCGTGGCCGAGGTGACGCTCACGGGCATCTTCCTCGAGAAGGCCGCGCGCTTCCAGGTCGACCTCAAGGCATCGGGCTTCTCGCCCCTCGAGCCGGACGCCGAGGAGACGAAGGAGAAGTTCGACCGCATCTACCCGGCGAAGGCCCAGCACAACTTCTGGACCTTCTTCAACCGCCGCCTCGATCGGGTGGAGGCCGCGTTCGGCCTCGGCATCTCGCCGATCGCCCTCCCGCCGGGCATCTGA
- a CDS encoding amino acid synthesis family protein, which translates to MTIDSIYAVRAWHSFVQETVHELGPAPEQPLVKAAVAVVFRNPFAGRWVEDLSPLTDASEGLGRELGERAVALLGGRPVESYGKGGLVGVNGEQEHIVACVTTVFGNALRAAVGGGEAWISSATKVAGTGTSIDVPLAYKDEVYVRSHYDAITITLPDAPRPDEIVVIAAVATGGRVNARVGGMTVADVTGA; encoded by the coding sequence ATGACCATCGATTCGATCTACGCCGTCCGCGCCTGGCACTCCTTCGTCCAGGAGACCGTGCACGAGCTCGGTCCGGCCCCCGAGCAGCCCCTCGTGAAGGCGGCCGTCGCGGTCGTGTTCCGCAACCCGTTCGCCGGGCGCTGGGTGGAGGACCTCTCGCCCCTCACCGACGCGAGCGAGGGCCTCGGGCGCGAGCTCGGCGAACGCGCCGTCGCCCTGCTCGGCGGTCGTCCCGTGGAGAGCTACGGCAAGGGCGGCCTCGTCGGAGTCAACGGCGAGCAGGAGCACATCGTGGCCTGCGTCACGACCGTGTTCGGCAACGCCCTCCGTGCAGCCGTCGGCGGTGGAGAGGCCTGGATCTCCTCCGCCACGAAGGTCGCAGGCACGGGGACCTCGATCGATGTGCCGCTCGCGTACAAGGATGAGGTCTACGTGCGGTCGCACTACGACGCGATCACGATCACGCTCCCGGACGCCCCGCGCCCGGACGAGATCGTCGTCATCGCTGCCGTGGCCACCGGCGGCCGGGTGAACGCCCGCGTCGGCGGTATGACCGTGGCCGACGTGACCGGCGCCTGA
- a CDS encoding FAD-dependent oxidoreductase, whose protein sequence is MTDSRRRAEISGGGFAGLTVATALAQMGWSVRVHERARELRAEGAGIVLWNNSLQVLDRIGAGPDLASRSMTPPAYETRMNNVIQSQETLEGVRWRTMTRPHLHASLLTAARESGVEVIAGSEVVGATADGTVTFASGETAEADLVVGADGVGSAVRDSLGIPLKRERSGDGITRFLVPRRKAELQALEPDTEWDNVIDFWNLDPRVLRILYTPANDEELYIALMSPSADADGSRVPIDLELWTSVFPQLAPVLEDAARIPGRYYGYQTTRLDRWTEGKVALIGDSAHAMCPALAQGAGTAMQNAWTLAAAATAATDDMPEALREWERLERPITDLAQDRSQWYADTREMAKGNQFVGDSIRTALYNPTDPQRHEVTTP, encoded by the coding sequence ATGACCGACAGCCGACGACGTGCCGAGATCTCCGGCGGGGGTTTCGCCGGATTGACCGTGGCCACGGCCCTCGCCCAGATGGGCTGGAGCGTGCGGGTGCACGAGCGTGCGCGCGAGCTGCGCGCCGAGGGCGCCGGCATCGTGCTCTGGAACAACAGCCTCCAGGTGCTCGATCGCATCGGCGCCGGACCCGATCTCGCCTCGCGCTCGATGACCCCGCCGGCGTATGAGACGCGGATGAACAACGTCATCCAGTCGCAGGAGACGCTCGAGGGCGTGCGCTGGCGCACCATGACGCGGCCCCACCTCCACGCGAGCCTGCTCACGGCGGCGCGCGAGTCGGGCGTCGAGGTCATCGCCGGATCGGAGGTGGTCGGCGCCACCGCCGACGGCACGGTCACGTTCGCCTCGGGGGAGACGGCCGAGGCCGACCTCGTGGTCGGTGCGGACGGCGTCGGCTCGGCCGTGCGCGATTCGCTCGGGATCCCCCTCAAGCGCGAGCGGTCGGGCGACGGCATCACGCGCTTCCTCGTCCCTCGCCGCAAGGCCGAGCTGCAGGCGCTCGAACCGGACACCGAGTGGGACAACGTCATCGACTTCTGGAACCTCGACCCCCGCGTGCTCCGCATCCTCTACACGCCGGCGAACGACGAGGAGCTCTACATCGCGCTCATGTCGCCGTCCGCCGACGCCGATGGTTCGCGCGTGCCGATCGACCTCGAGCTGTGGACGTCCGTGTTCCCGCAGCTCGCCCCCGTCCTCGAGGACGCCGCCCGCATCCCCGGCCGCTACTACGGCTACCAGACCACGCGCCTCGACCGCTGGACGGAGGGCAAGGTCGCGCTCATCGGCGACTCCGCCCACGCGATGTGTCCCGCGCTCGCGCAGGGTGCCGGCACCGCGATGCAGAACGCGTGGACCCTCGCCGCCGCGGCCACAGCCGCGACCGACGACATGCCGGAAGCCCTCCGTGAGTGGGAGCGCCTCGAGCGCCCCATCACCGACCTCGCCCAGGACCGCTCGCAGTGGTACGCCGACACCCGCGAGATGGCGAAGGGCAACCAGTTCGTCGGCGACAGCATCCGCACGGCCCTCTACAACCCGACCGACCCCCAGCGACACGAGGTGACGACCCCATGA
- a CDS encoding M20/M25/M40 family metallo-hydrolase: MAVESHDGRFRDAVVAATPTIHEIVDAITAHAELAHEETESAGHLTARLRDAGYTVSEGIVGMPTAFRAELQLGSPGTTVGLIAVYDAPASKNDAGAVEPVHSCGHGPQAGGVIGAALALAAVREQLTGTVVIVGCPADEIHSPRTRELGSGKALAADRGVFDDIDVVLYPHPEFIDTVWPASLWMRRETATVVGIRTLRRDVVSTPLAALAAVSGISEAMDPATLIIESVSMDGDVEESAGMTFTAEFLVFAWTEDELESRVAELHDRLGPATWTSSAAILPVRPDAAVTAVVGDAFTAAGRTFIADPPPLGFATDFGNVSQVARAAIVGVGRGDGWRYHTPQGAEEFAGPAGKDCAVTTAEVLGLSVIRLGAGAAG; encoded by the coding sequence ATGGCTGTCGAATCGCACGACGGGCGCTTCAGGGACGCGGTGGTCGCCGCGACCCCGACGATCCACGAGATCGTCGACGCGATCACCGCGCACGCCGAGCTCGCCCACGAGGAGACCGAGAGCGCCGGCCATCTGACCGCCCGTCTCCGCGACGCGGGTTACACCGTCAGCGAGGGGATCGTCGGCATGCCCACGGCCTTCCGGGCCGAGCTCCAGCTCGGGTCGCCCGGCACGACGGTCGGCCTCATCGCGGTGTACGACGCGCCCGCCTCGAAGAACGATGCCGGTGCGGTCGAACCCGTCCACTCATGCGGACACGGTCCGCAGGCCGGTGGCGTGATCGGCGCGGCCCTCGCGCTCGCCGCCGTCCGCGAGCAGCTCACCGGCACCGTCGTGATCGTGGGCTGCCCGGCCGACGAGATCCACTCGCCCCGAACGCGCGAGCTCGGCAGCGGCAAGGCGCTCGCCGCCGATCGCGGCGTCTTCGACGACATCGACGTGGTCCTCTACCCGCACCCCGAGTTCATCGACACCGTGTGGCCCGCCTCCCTCTGGATGCGCCGGGAGACCGCGACGGTCGTCGGCATCCGCACCCTGCGCCGCGACGTCGTCTCGACCCCGCTCGCCGCCCTCGCCGCCGTCTCGGGGATCTCCGAGGCCATGGACCCGGCCACGCTCATCATCGAGTCCGTCTCGATGGACGGCGACGTGGAGGAGTCGGCCGGCATGACCTTCACGGCTGAGTTCCTCGTGTTCGCCTGGACCGAGGACGAGCTCGAGTCCCGTGTCGCGGAACTCCACGACCGCCTCGGACCCGCGACCTGGACGAGCTCGGCAGCCATCCTGCCGGTGCGCCCCGACGCCGCCGTAACCGCCGTCGTGGGCGACGCCTTCACGGCGGCCGGACGCACCTTCATCGCCGACCCGCCGCCACTCGGCTTCGCCACCGACTTCGGCAACGTCTCACAGGTCGCCCGCGCGGCGATCGTGGGGGTCGGCCGCGGCGACGGCTGGCGGTACCACACGCCGCAGGGAGCGGAGGAGTTCGCGGGCCCGGCCGGCAAGGACTGCGCCGTGACGACCGCGGAGGTCCTCGGGCTCTCGGTCATCCGACTCGGCGCGGGCGCCGCCGGCTAG
- a CDS encoding BLUF domain-containing protein, giving the protein MLSIVYSSKATEAFEEAHLVDVLLRSRRNNRRLALSGMLIYRDGYFLQAIEGPEAELRERMTRIAADPRHSDIAVLLEETIDERMFPAWTMGFQETDAQAGDPAPGLQAVFDDIAAGRDPVETVPSLREVIRRFQSDSR; this is encoded by the coding sequence ATGCTGTCGATCGTTTACTCGAGCAAGGCCACCGAGGCGTTCGAGGAAGCGCACCTCGTCGACGTGCTCCTGCGCAGCCGCCGGAACAACCGCAGGCTCGCCCTCTCCGGCATGCTCATCTACCGCGACGGCTACTTCCTCCAGGCCATCGAAGGCCCCGAGGCGGAACTCCGCGAGCGGATGACCCGGATCGCCGCCGACCCGCGCCACTCCGACATCGCCGTCCTCCTCGAGGAGACGATCGATGAGCGCATGTTCCCCGCCTGGACGATGGGCTTCCAGGAGACCGACGCGCAAGCCGGTGACCCCGCGCCCGGACTGCAGGCCGTGTTCGACGACATCGCCGCCGGGCGTGACCCCGTCGAGACCGTTCCGTCGCTGCGCGAGGTGATCCGGAGGTTCCAGAGCGACTCACGCTGA
- a CDS encoding AI-2E family transporter has translation MGLFNSKDTQVTRDDAPPSVTKPPATLWSDGFGKLATRCVQIIAILIVVIGIVFAITQLSLVFIPVAIALILAAAFHPVMHAMRKKIPSILATWIALIGIVIVLGGVGWLIVTAVRNQLDELIDSAAEGIDKLHDYILTLPFSISEEQITGFRDSAVDFLTSSQFGSGALAGVGAASNFFVGLFLMIVLLFFFLKDGPKIWEFLLRPFTGEQYERARRIGDKSVTTLGGYVRGTAAVAAVDAIGIGLVLFFLGVPLALPLAVMVFVLAFIPLVGATLAGALAVLVALVANDPITAVWVLVAVIAVNQLEGNFLQPILMGRSLKLHPLVILVALTAGTILGGIVGAVLSVPIAAVAWGIISVWNGENEPAWPAKQKRPEPS, from the coding sequence ATGGGGTTGTTCAACAGTAAAGACACTCAGGTGACGAGGGACGATGCGCCACCGAGCGTCACGAAACCTCCGGCGACGCTCTGGAGCGACGGCTTCGGCAAGCTCGCGACGCGGTGCGTGCAGATCATCGCGATCCTCATCGTCGTGATCGGCATCGTCTTCGCGATCACACAGCTCTCGCTCGTGTTCATCCCCGTCGCGATCGCCCTCATCCTCGCGGCGGCGTTCCACCCGGTGATGCACGCGATGCGGAAGAAGATCCCCTCGATCCTCGCCACGTGGATCGCGCTCATCGGCATCGTCATCGTGCTGGGCGGCGTGGGCTGGCTCATCGTCACGGCCGTGCGGAACCAGCTCGACGAGCTCATCGACTCCGCGGCCGAGGGCATCGACAAGCTGCACGACTACATCCTCACGCTGCCGTTCTCCATCAGCGAGGAGCAGATCACGGGCTTCCGCGACAGCGCGGTCGACTTCCTCACGAGCAGCCAGTTCGGCAGCGGAGCGCTCGCCGGCGTGGGGGCCGCGAGCAACTTCTTCGTGGGCCTGTTCCTCATGATCGTGCTGCTGTTCTTCTTCCTGAAGGACGGACCGAAGATCTGGGAGTTCCTGCTGCGGCCGTTCACGGGCGAGCAGTACGAGCGCGCTCGTCGCATCGGCGACAAGTCCGTCACGACGCTCGGCGGGTACGTGCGCGGCACCGCGGCCGTCGCGGCGGTCGACGCGATCGGCATCGGCCTCGTGCTCTTCTTCCTGGGTGTGCCGCTCGCGCTCCCGCTCGCCGTGATGGTGTTCGTTCTCGCGTTCATCCCCCTCGTGGGTGCGACGCTCGCCGGAGCGCTCGCGGTGCTCGTGGCCCTCGTGGCGAACGACCCGATCACCGCCGTCTGGGTGCTCGTGGCCGTGATCGCGGTGAACCAGCTGGAGGGCAACTTCCTGCAGCCGATCCTCATGGGCCGCTCGCTCAAGCTGCACCCGCTCGTCATCCTGGTGGCGCTGACCGCCGGAACGATCCTCGGCGGCATCGTCGGCGCGGTGCTGTCGGTGCCGATCGCCGCGGTGGCGTGGGGCATCATCTCGGTGTGGAACGGCGAGAACGAACCGGCCTGGCCCGCGAAGCAGAAGCGCCCAGAGCCCTCCTGA
- a CDS encoding TetR/AcrR family transcriptional regulator encodes MSAPDDGALRVAEPPAEAPADPPAEVPAVRRRRGPYAKSAERRRAIVAAAFDVFATRGFRAASLREVAERVGMSQTTLLHHFPSKEELFLAVIASRDAVEPVLAPDALRGLAAEDPRIPAVRFADLITTQASFNEGVPGVIQLYAVLVGEGVTDDHPGRDYFAERFARMRAGYVVDLERLRDLGLLRDGVDPAIAAATIIALWDGIQLQWLYDADAVDMAAALRDYLALILPLPA; translated from the coding sequence ATGAGTGCACCCGATGACGGCGCCCTGCGCGTGGCGGAGCCGCCCGCCGAGGCGCCCGCGGACCCGCCCGCCGAGGTGCCCGCGGTTCGTCGTCGCCGCGGCCCGTATGCCAAGTCGGCGGAGCGCCGCCGCGCGATCGTCGCGGCGGCGTTCGACGTGTTCGCGACCCGCGGGTTCCGAGCCGCCTCTCTCCGCGAGGTCGCGGAACGGGTGGGGATGAGCCAGACGACCCTGCTCCATCACTTCCCGTCGAAGGAGGAGCTGTTCCTCGCCGTCATCGCGAGCCGGGATGCGGTCGAACCCGTGCTCGCCCCTGACGCACTCCGGGGGCTCGCGGCGGAGGATCCACGGATCCCGGCCGTGCGCTTCGCGGACCTCATCACGACGCAGGCATCGTTCAACGAGGGGGTCCCCGGCGTCATCCAGCTGTATGCGGTGCTCGTGGGGGAAGGGGTCACGGACGATCATCCGGGGCGCGACTACTTCGCGGAGCGATTCGCGCGCATGCGGGCGGGCTACGTCGTGGACCTCGAGCGCTTGCGCGACCTGGGTCTGCTCCGCGACGGCGTGGACCCGGCGATCGCCGCCGCGACGATCATCGCGTTGTGGGACGGCATCCAGTTGCAGTGGTTGTACGACGCGGACGCCGTCGACATGGCTGCGGCCCTCCGCGACTACCTCGCCCTCATCCTCCCCCTCCCCGCCTGA
- a CDS encoding ABC transporter substrate-binding protein, with protein sequence MRQFTRRQALSLGLGAGAAAVLAGCATPGTTSVNSAPTIGAASAGEKIRITYWAWLKDLQKVADIWNAKNPNVQVDVVWIPGGNSGGYQKMYSALAAGSGPDIAQVEMRTVPEFLLVNGLVDLSRYGADQYKDLYDETLWNQVTFTDSVYAIPQDSGPMGFYYQPEILDSVGAEPPATWDEWADIARELRSAGGVYLESFPVSDASVFTAYATQAGASWLTAEEDGWVIDMTDDATLEVARFFDAAIDDDLVDTASTPYSPGWFAAAAKGGIGACTSASWGDALIEGISGGEGKWRVAPMQRWADLPDSFGSSFLGGSTAAILANSKHPKEALDFAVWMTTSPEGIDALIKNSGIGWSPAKGEIGSVREGAGSDFFGGQAYNTEVFEPATLEQNPDWSWWPITQQSFNILSDGFRRKAAGVSLVDSVATAESQIIQAFRDKGLTIRKADS encoded by the coding sequence ATGAGACAGTTCACTCGACGCCAAGCGCTGAGCCTCGGGCTCGGCGCCGGAGCGGCCGCGGTCCTCGCCGGTTGCGCCACTCCGGGCACCACCTCCGTCAACTCCGCGCCCACCATCGGCGCGGCATCCGCCGGCGAGAAGATCCGCATCACCTACTGGGCCTGGCTCAAGGACCTGCAGAAGGTCGCGGACATCTGGAACGCGAAGAACCCGAACGTCCAGGTGGACGTGGTCTGGATCCCCGGGGGCAACTCCGGCGGCTACCAGAAGATGTACTCGGCGCTCGCGGCGGGCAGCGGCCCCGACATCGCGCAGGTCGAGATGCGGACCGTCCCGGAGTTCCTGCTCGTCAACGGCCTCGTCGACCTGTCCCGCTACGGGGCCGACCAGTACAAGGACCTCTACGACGAGACGCTCTGGAACCAGGTGACCTTCACCGACAGCGTCTACGCGATCCCCCAGGACTCCGGCCCGATGGGCTTCTACTACCAGCCGGAGATCCTCGACTCGGTGGGTGCCGAACCGCCCGCGACGTGGGACGAGTGGGCGGACATCGCCCGAGAGCTCCGTTCCGCCGGCGGCGTGTACCTCGAGAGCTTCCCGGTCTCCGACGCGTCCGTGTTCACCGCCTACGCGACGCAGGCGGGCGCCTCCTGGCTCACGGCGGAGGAGGACGGCTGGGTCATCGACATGACCGACGACGCCACCCTCGAGGTCGCGCGCTTCTTCGACGCCGCGATCGACGACGACCTCGTCGACACCGCGTCGACGCCCTACTCCCCCGGCTGGTTCGCGGCCGCGGCGAAGGGCGGGATCGGCGCGTGCACGAGCGCGAGCTGGGGCGACGCCCTCATCGAGGGCATCAGCGGCGGCGAGGGGAAGTGGCGCGTCGCGCCGATGCAGCGCTGGGCAGACCTGCCCGACAGCTTCGGCTCGAGCTTCCTCGGTGGGTCGACCGCTGCGATCCTCGCGAACTCGAAGCACCCGAAGGAGGCTCTCGATTTCGCCGTCTGGATGACCACATCGCCCGAGGGCATCGACGCCCTCATCAAGAACAGCGGCATCGGCTGGTCACCGGCGAAGGGCGAGATCGGCTCGGTCCGCGAAGGCGCCGGGAGTGACTTCTTCGGCGGCCAGGCGTACAACACGGAAGTCTTCGAGCCGGCGACGCTCGAGCAGAACCCCGACTGGTCGTGGTGGCCCATCACGCAGCAGTCGTTCAACATCCTCTCGGACGGGTTCCGCCGCAAGGCGGCGGGCGTCAGCCTCGTCGACTCGGTCGCGACGGCCGAGTCGCAGATCATCCAGGCCTTCCGCGACAAGGGCCTCACCATCCGGAAGGCCGACTCGTGA
- a CDS encoding carbohydrate ABC transporter permease, with translation MTATRNITTAGAPASARRHRTGAGSRAGGRAPWILITPFLALFVLTFILPIIVAIGSSFTRVTRSGLFGEGGVTTEFAWFQNYAQALDDGNFVASIGRMLLFGIVQVPVMIVLCTILALLLESASARWPGFFRAAYFLPYGIPGVIATILWSFLYVPGLSPIVDVAGAVGLQLDFLGPSTVLWSIANIVTWTYTGYNMMIIIAQLKSIPTELYEAAKVDGASSWRVARSIQLPLIRPALVLTTVFSIIGTLQLFAEPQVLQTVAPAIDSQYTPNLSAYTTAFAYNDYNVAAAQSVLIAVVAFLLSFLFLRFTNRRSS, from the coding sequence GTGACCGCCACCAGGAACATCACGACGGCCGGGGCACCCGCGTCCGCTCGGCGACACCGCACGGGCGCCGGGTCACGAGCGGGCGGACGGGCGCCGTGGATCCTCATCACCCCGTTCCTCGCGCTGTTCGTCCTCACCTTCATCCTGCCGATCATCGTGGCGATCGGCTCGAGCTTCACGCGCGTGACGCGCTCGGGCCTCTTCGGCGAGGGCGGCGTGACCACCGAGTTCGCGTGGTTCCAGAACTACGCGCAAGCGCTCGACGATGGGAACTTCGTCGCCTCGATCGGCCGCATGCTGCTCTTCGGCATCGTGCAGGTGCCCGTGATGATCGTGCTGTGCACGATCCTCGCGCTCCTCCTCGAGTCGGCCTCGGCGCGATGGCCCGGCTTCTTCCGCGCCGCGTACTTCCTGCCGTACGGGATCCCCGGCGTGATCGCGACGATCCTCTGGTCGTTCCTCTACGTCCCGGGACTCAGCCCCATCGTCGACGTGGCCGGAGCCGTCGGCCTGCAGCTCGACTTCCTCGGACCGTCGACCGTGCTGTGGTCGATCGCGAACATCGTGACGTGGACCTACACGGGCTACAACATGATGATCATCATCGCCCAGTTGAAGTCGATCCCCACCGAGCTCTACGAGGCGGCGAAGGTCGACGGCGCGAGCTCGTGGCGCGTAGCACGGAGCATCCAGCTCCCCCTCATCCGGCCGGCGCTCGTGCTCACGACCGTGTTCTCGATCATCGGCACGCTGCAGCTGTTCGCCGAGCCGCAAGTGCTGCAGACCGTGGCCCCCGCGATCGACTCGCAGTACACGCCGAACCTCAGCGCGTACACGACCGCTTTCGCCTACAACGACTACAACGTGGCCGCCGCGCAATCGGTGCTCATCGCCGTCGTGGCGTTCCTCCTCTCGTTCCTCTTCCTGCGCTTCACGAACCGGAGGTCGTCATGA
- a CDS encoding carbohydrate ABC transporter permease — protein sequence MTATTRTPSGTDTRSVTTADQSARAARRAGKRGGPDRSAGRSPAKTILVTAILAVVAVYFLVPAYWVIVAATKTTEDLFATNGFWFAPTFALWDNLSAVLTYDGGVFLRWFANSVLYAGVGALLATYFAAAGGYALAKYSFRGRDTIFGLVLGGVLVPGTATALPLFLLFSQLGIANTYWSVLLPSLVSPFGLFLCRIYANATVDTSLIEAGRIDGAGELRIFHTLGLRIMTPALVTVFLFQLVGIWNNYFLPLVMLSDSDLFPITLGLNNWRSQVDRLPEFYELTTGGVLLSIIPLAIAMVVLQRFWRGGLTEGSVKA from the coding sequence ATGACCGCGACCACGCGCACACCGTCCGGCACCGACACGCGTTCCGTCACCACCGCCGACCAGTCCGCCCGCGCGGCCCGTCGCGCGGGGAAGCGCGGCGGTCCCGACCGCTCGGCCGGGCGCTCGCCCGCGAAGACGATCCTCGTGACCGCGATCCTCGCCGTGGTCGCCGTCTACTTCCTCGTGCCCGCGTACTGGGTGATCGTGGCGGCGACGAAGACCACGGAGGACCTGTTCGCCACGAACGGCTTCTGGTTCGCCCCCACCTTCGCGCTGTGGGACAACCTCTCGGCCGTGCTCACGTACGACGGCGGCGTCTTCCTGCGCTGGTTCGCGAACTCCGTGCTCTACGCCGGCGTCGGTGCGCTGCTCGCGACGTACTTCGCGGCGGCGGGTGGCTACGCCCTCGCGAAATACTCGTTCCGGGGCCGCGACACGATCTTCGGGCTCGTGCTCGGCGGCGTGCTCGTTCCCGGCACGGCCACGGCGCTCCCGCTGTTCCTGCTGTTCAGCCAGCTCGGCATCGCGAACACGTACTGGAGCGTGCTGCTCCCGTCCCTCGTATCCCCGTTCGGACTGTTCCTCTGCCGCATCTACGCGAACGCCACGGTCGACACGTCGCTCATCGAGGCCGGACGCATCGACGGCGCAGGCGAGCTGCGAATCTTCCACACGCTCGGCCTGCGGATCATGACACCCGCGCTCGTGACGGTGTTCCTCTTCCAACTCGTGGGAATCTGGAACAACTACTTCCTCCCGCTCGTGATGCTCTCGGATTCGGATCTGTTCCCCATCACCCTGGGCCTCAACAACTGGCGCAGTCAGGTGGACCGGCTCCCCGAGTTCTACGAGCTCACGACGGGCGGCGTTCTGCTGTCCATCATCCCGCTCGCCATCGCCATGGTCGTTCTGCAACGGTTCTGGCGCGGCGGCCTCACAGAAGGATCCGTCAAGGCGTGA